The Christensenella timonensis DNA segment TGCGAGACAAAGCGGGCAGATCAAACGCGTGGTGTTTCCTTGATATTCTGATGGATATCCTGCGCTGTTTGAATTTCATCTTGTTTTTGCTCGACGATCATATCATTGTTGCGTTTTGTTGCGTCGAGTTTGGATTTCTTTAGCTCAACATCGCGTTCACGCTCGAGCTTTGTAACTTTTTTTTCTGCTTTCAATTGTTCGACCTGAATTTTTGAATCCAGTTTTTCGAGCTTTTCGTTCGCTTTCTGCTGTTCTTTTTGGATATCTTCCTGTAGTTTGCTTATTTTATTATCCTGATACACGGTATATCACCTCTCTTTCTTTATCGTTCATGCTGTGTCCAAGCATCTGCAGATTCTTGATAGGAAAATTTTTACACACCTTCTCGGGAAGATAAACAAAATAAAACATTAAAATTAATTGTTTCGGGACATTGGTTTAACCAATCACTTTGCTGTTTATTTTTTTTGAACGTGACAGTCACTGATATTTATATAACCGAAACAAAAAAACAAGGAGGATATTAAAAATGACTGAAATGGTACAAAAAAAACAGGAACAAGGAAAGGCCCACGCGTCTTCCGGGAAAATTATGACTCTGGTGCTTGGGATTGTTGCGCTCATCATTGGCATTGCATTGATTGCCAATCCGGTAGCTGGGTTGGAAGTGGTGATGCTGATCGCCGGAATTATAATGATTGCCTATGGAGCGATTACAATCTTTATGAACATCGTAAAAAGCGTAAAGGATGCGCGTTCGTTTGTCATTCCAATTATCGTGTTGATCATTGGAATTTTGCTGGTCGTATTCCGCGGCCCGGTCGCAAACGTCGTATTGCCGCTCGTTTTGGGCGTGGGAGGAGTTGTCTATGGCATCGTGAACCTCGTAAAGTCGAACCGTGTGAAGGAGAACGGTGGATACTGGCAGGCCTCTTTTATCCTGACATTGATTATTTTGGCTCTCGGAGTGATTATGCTGGTCGCTATGTTCGCGGGCGGTAATGCCGTTGGCGTCATCGTAGGCATTGTGCTCGCTATTTTTGCCGTTGTGAGCATTGTACAGTGGTTCATCGAACGTTCCGCGG contains these protein-coding regions:
- a CDS encoding DUF308 domain-containing protein, translating into MTEMVQKKQEQGKAHASSGKIMTLVLGIVALIIGIALIANPVAGLEVVMLIAGIIMIAYGAITIFMNIVKSVKDARSFVIPIIVLIIGILLVVFRGPVANVVLPLVLGVGGVVYGIVNLVKSNRVKENGGYWQASFILTLIILALGVIMLVAMFAGGNAVGVIVGIVLAIFAVVSIVQWFIERSAVRNAR